From Corallococcus soli, a single genomic window includes:
- the epsW gene encoding exopolysaccharide biosynthesis response regulator EpsW, whose amino-acid sequence MELQHLTVLLVEDSPMFRVMLRDMLQEMGVKSVVEKPNGKSAMEYLQGAEKPDLVCLDLTLPDVSGYDVCEHIRRTPAIAHVPVLMVSARNLPEDKAYAEEAGANGYLGKPFTPEELEKRVRQVLKAAVARSPQ is encoded by the coding sequence ATGGAGCTCCAACACCTCACCGTCCTCCTCGTGGAGGACTCTCCGATGTTCCGCGTCATGCTGCGTGACATGCTCCAGGAAATGGGCGTGAAGAGCGTGGTGGAGAAGCCCAACGGGAAGTCCGCCATGGAGTACCTCCAGGGCGCGGAGAAGCCCGACCTCGTGTGCCTGGACCTGACGTTGCCGGACGTGTCCGGCTACGACGTCTGCGAGCACATCCGCCGCACGCCCGCCATCGCCCATGTGCCGGTGCTGATGGTGAGCGCGCGCAACCTGCCGGAGGACAAGGCCTACGCGGAGGAGGCCGGCGCCAACGGCTACCTGGGCAAGCCCTTCACGCCGGAGGAACTGGAGAAGCGCGTGCGCCAGGTCCTGAAGGCCGCGGTGGCCCGGAGCCCCCAGTGA